From a single Acidimicrobiales bacterium genomic region:
- a CDS encoding helix-turn-helix domain-containing protein: VACNGLHSIEERCARWMLLTHDRVGSDEFPLTQEFLAQMLGVRRPSVTVVAGILQQAGFIRFHRGRITITDRRGLENASCDCYRVLREVFDRLV, from the coding sequence GGTGGCCTGCAACGGCCTGCACTCGATCGAGGAACGCTGCGCCCGATGGATGCTGCTCACCCATGACCGGGTCGGCTCGGACGAGTTCCCCCTGACCCAGGAGTTCCTGGCCCAGATGCTCGGTGTCCGACGCCCCTCGGTCACGGTCGTGGCTGGCATCCTGCAGCAGGCCGGTTTCATCCGGTTTCATCGCGGTCGGATCACCATCACTGATCGCCGGGGGCTCGAAAACGCCTCCTGCGACTGCTACCGGGTGCTCA